AATGACATATTTTTCCTCTTAATATGATACAAATTGATTGAAAAATATGTCAAacaatcttattttaaaaaacataaataaaaaaaataaaaaattatatatgttaAGTTAGACGGCCACCTAAGCCGGCTTATAAAAATCGGGGCAATGGACGACCGCCCAGCGCCTGGGCGCCGCCTTTTAGAACAATGCCCAAAAGAAGAAAGTGGTTTTAGGAATTGCATTATTTACTGGCAAATGGCGTGATTCTGTTGATCTGTTTTTCTGTGCCTTAGCTACTGTTATGCAGGTTGATTTGGAACACAACCAATTTCGCTCTTTTCAAGGGCTAACCTGCCTGATGCAAGTATCTACAAGAACCGAGGATTTTGTCATCGATACCCTGAAACTTCACGCTCAAATTGGTCCACATCTCAGAGAAGTATTTGAGGATCCATCAAAAAGAAAGGTGAGTTAACAGATTGGTGTACGTTGTTGTGATTGAAGTATCTTTAGTTTGTCATGATCTTTTTTTGCGTAACAGGTATTCCATGGAGCAGATCATGATATTTTGTGGCTTCAACAAGACTTCGGCATATATGTTTGTAATATGTTCGACACAGGACAGGTTCTTGGCTGAAGCTCTCTTTGAGACAATGTTTATTTTATCGATTCTTATGTATATTTATGTTGAAAAAAGATTTAACATTGTTTTTGTCTCTTATTGTGGGGTCCTGCTGTCCCATTTGAGCCATTCGAAATGTGTCATTTACTCATTTTATTCTCCCAAACACTTTATATGCACGATTTTGACAATTACCCTAGCAAGTAATTTAGCCATTCAAACTCTCAACACAAGAGTTTGTAGTAAACATTATGAGCATGATTTTGGTTTACATATATGTGTTTGTCAAAAGGagcttcctttttttttttttttatttctggcTGCTGGAGTTGAGTATGGCCGCACTTCCTTTTCTTATAGGCTTCAAGAATATTGAAATTGGAGAGGTTCAGCCTTGCATACCTGCTGCTTAGTTTTTGTGGAGTTGCAGCAAACAAAGAGTATGGTCTATTGTTGTTTTAGAAATCATAGAATGTGGTTTGCTTCTTTGAATCCTCTACCCCGAACAACACACACACCCAGAGATGAGAAATAGCCAAAAGAGGTGGGAATTATTAGAGTAGAGGAAAGTTGTCTGTACTTAATTAACTATCCTATTTTGTGAAGGTACCAGAATGCTGACTGGAGAATCCGCCCACTACCTAATAAGATGATCAAGTATGTTCTTTTTCAGTTGGTTACCTGTTGCTGTAAACACCTGTGTGTTACTAGAAAAATTTCTTTTGCTCATTTATACTGAAGTTGGATAAAAAGATTTACTTTTCAATAAATTGTTGCATTCTTCAACTGATTGCTGCTGTATttaactttttaattttaacaTAATGTGCCTCCAAGACTTCGGTTGTAGAAGACTGTTGACGTTTGTCTTGATTCATACAACTTAAACACGTTGTCATTTAACTAACTTAAATATGTACAGTTTTAATGTTTTGATGAGTGACTGTTGTGACAATCAGTAAGATGCTGAACATGGCTGTGGTATGAGCTCGGTCACTGTATctgaattataatatttttatgtggGTGCTTCTCTTCTTGTtgttttttttcatggatgcgTTTGTATCAATATCTGGGTGTGAGAGGCTGGTGACTGGGCATGTTTTGAAGATTTATAAATTTTGCTTAAATCATAACAtccaaaacatgaaatttatGGCATCTTTATATGCTTTTTGAACCAAAACTATTGTGAAATACTAttatattgtgtttgaattgaTGAATTTTAACTTGTTTGGATTAACTAAATTCAACTGAATTTCAAATCCACTCTATATCAAGTCAGAGAGTTTTTGTAATAattttgatgaatttcaaaaaCAAATCCTTCCCCAAATCGTATTCCTTCGTATGGAAGAAATTTTTCCATCCAAATACAATCTTAGCTTCTGACATTCTCTTGGTTTATACCAACTTGATTTTATTGTTAGTCTATGGAATTCTGCATTACAGATATGCCAGAGAAGACACACATTATTTGCTGTACATCTATGAAATAATGAGGAGAAAGTTACTCTCATCGTCTGCTGAATCTGAAAGTTCTGATCCTCCACTTGTCGAGGCAGGCTCTTAATCTTTCTGCTTTCTGATTGAATGTAACCATTGAGTAATTTCTTATTGTTGAAGATTTcattatttgaaaaagttgAATTTCCATTTACTCTGAAATTTGACAATAGTTCATCataattcatattttaaaactgTCGTTCTTCCTAGTTTCTATATTACTTTTGCAACCTAACTCGTTTCTGTTATTTCAGGTCTATAAACGTAGTTATGATATATGTATTCGACTATATGAAAAAGAGCTTCTCACAGATAGTTCATACCTTCACATCTACGGGTATATTTTTCTGGTCATTTATGGTTACGATTTAAACAAAGACATTACAATCTATGGAGTTAACTGTTTGTCTTTTGTGCATTTCATCTCTAGGTTTGCTGTTTCACTGATTTGTTTACTTGTAAATGATGATTCAGGGTGCAGGATGCTGACTTCACTGCTCAGCAACTAGCGGTTGTTTCTGTAAGTGATTAATCCAACTACCTTCATAATGATTTCAATTATCTATATTTTGGACTTCGCTTTTCCCTTTGATGAGTCACATTATCCCACTCTTGAGTTGGTCCAATTGCTTTCCTGAGATGTGCAAATACAATTAATTTCcatgagtttcatgtttcagctTTATATCGAATTTCTATTTTCTTCGTCTTTTGTCTGCTATTACTGCAATTATTAAGTGGCATTGTAGGGACTCAATGAATGGAGGGATGCTGTAGCTCGTGCAGAAGACGAGAGTACTGGCTATGTTTTGCCTAATAGGACTCTTTTTGAAATTGGTATTCACTTGCAATTAGCTGTAACTTTGTCGCTTTGCTCCAATACTCTGCCTCCTCACCCTTCCATTTATTAATCAAGCTAAACAGATGCCTCTCACATCTAGTAATTTGCGACGATTGTTGAAATCCAAGAACACATTTATTGAAAGAAACATCGATTCAATGGTTAGCATTATAAGACAATCTATTAAAAAAGCTCCTGCATTTGAAGTGGCCGTTGAGTATCTGAAGCAAAGGCGTCTGCAAGCGGTAAGTCTACAGTggaaaaattattacatgttattttttttttcttattttagcTAATTTCTTCCTCGAGGCCTGGTGCTATCTTATGCAAATTGAGATGTAATCAATCAGGTATGACATTGAGTTAATCTTGTTTCCCGATGTTCTAAGCCTGTCCCATGCAGGGAAACTATCTATCAAGAACTCTGGTCCATAACATCAATGTGTAGTATTTTTGTCTTAGAAgcttttaattttttgatatCTATCAAGAACTCTGGTCCATAACATCAATGTGCAGTATTTTTGTCTTAGAAGCTTTTAATTTTTTGATGGAGCTTCTTTCTCTGGTCTCTATTTCTTATTCTCATCATTCCCCCTCATTTTGAATACTTCAACTCATGCCTCAGGTATGATGCTTTGATGTTGGCACATTCTCTTTTGCAGGCAACAAAAGAATCTGGAGTTGTGACTCCTGAAGAACATAAAGTGTTAAGAACTGCTGAAAACGTCAGGTTTAAAGAGTATAATAATTCACCTAATGGTACCAAGTCCCAGAACTTGCTGTCTTCTGTAAAACGCAAGAATGAGGCTCAAAATGTTGGAAGTTCCAAGGCTAGAATTGTCACAAACATACAGGTAGCTTTACATTGGCTTCCTGGCAAAAGTGGGGAATGAAAATTGAAATGATGCCCGAGACATTCCCAAATATACACAGTAGTTAGTAATTTGAATTTATCGCATTTAGCTAATTTTCCATTTAATTAATCTCGTTATTAAATATAACCATTCAAATCCGACGCAACAGTGAAAAAATgtgcatataaatttttttagtaaAAGACTGGCTTGTTTTATGTTAGGCTAAAGCAACTGTTCAGTTTGTAAAGAAACCACTTCAAGCTTTTGGATCATTGCTTGGAAATTCAGAAAAGAGGCAGCGTGTCCCTGATAGAAGAGTGAGTACTTATTGCCATTAGAAGTTGGAAACTTTCTggttcgttattttcttctgaTAGAAGAGAGTATTTATTGCATTAGAAATCAGAAACTTTCTGGTTCATTATTTTCTTCTGGTAGTTTATAAGTATTATTGGTAATAATACTTCACGTGCTTGCAATGTTGCACTCAAACATCTTCAGTTGAATCCGTACCTCGAAGGAATATCAGAACATGATACCTTGTAGTTGATGGAATGAAATCTATCCGTTGTTTGACTTTCATCTGCATTAGTTTGGCCTAGCCAGCCATTCATTATTTACCTTTTCCGCTTGTAGATACATGAAAATAGCCTACGGGAGCAGATAAAATCATCCTCTAGCGGCGCTGTGTTGGACAGGAATGAACCATTGCTCACAGATGCTAAAATATCTGCCATAATGTCAGAAACTTCAAGTTGCAAAGATACGGTTGCAGGGCCTGCTACACGTTCAGATATTGTTGTTTTAGATGATGATTCCGATGCGGAAGGATCAAGAAAATACGAGTTCAAAAGCCCCTCCTCCTCCTACGAGTTGGCTAGTCTAGAAAAAAGCATAGCAGATTTTGCTGCTGAACTTGATGCGGACAGTGACGAAGATGATTTCCTGTGAATCTTTGATTTATTCTCTTAAACTTATTGTCACTAATCATAGATCAGACAAGAAAGTTCCGAAATCACGATTTAATGTAACATCTTTCATGGTTTCTTGTAGGTGACTCGATACGATTACGAGGGCGCCACTAATAATGTAATATTTCGAGAAGCTCCCAAGACAGGAATGGTTGGAAGCGCTTCAACAATAAGAGTACCTTGACGGGGGAGGTGATTTTTAAACGGCAGTGCTATGttttgtttgatttaaaaacctcAACTGAAACTGGTTTCTTGTATCATTGCATGTACGAAGAATGCCAAGTAGATTGGAGGGGGAAAATTAATGAAAGAAAGTTGGAAGAATATAATTATCATTTGGAGAAAGTTGAGTGTGTAAGCGAACCATTGAGTCGAatataatgaaaaattaaaGGTTCGAATTTCACttgaaatatacatatatattcgaTCTCGAGGTTcaaagtttgaatttttttaaattttttgtttgaGTTCGAATCAAATTGGGGTTTGAGTTCGGTTCGAAAGATTCAATAACATTGTGAGCTATTCGatgttcaaaaataaatatttgaatgaCTCGgagtatatttatttaatatattaataaaatatcgaGGTTTATGAATTatagaataatttaatttagattTGAATTCAACTGAAAAAAATTACAAACATGcgtttaataaattcaaatacaaaatGAAAGTTTTCGAATCGGCTCGAAAAGATAACTAACATGCTcggtttgtttatatttttagtcGTGGTATGCATACAAAACAATttagaattaaaaaaatatatattaatttgacATAATCACaactttaaatatttgaaagataATTGGAAACTTAAAGGATATATttagattaattttaattagctTGAGGGTAATGTTCCATGGAGATCCTTAATCTAggttgaacttcaaagaaatttaaaatattttagtttgTATGGAATTATCTCATTATAAACAAATGTATTCGATTCGCATTAAATctgatttttctctcaattttaattttttttttattcttcaaAAGTTTTATTTATAGTTTTGTTTTTACGCAATTTAATTTGTTATTGAAATTAGAGAAGTTTTATAGGCGTAAATTTCTCCAAAGCGCAAGCAGAAAAGGCAAACCCTGCGTTGGGTGTTCATTTTTAGGCTTCCATTCTTCGCTGGTCACTCCAGTGGTCGTCTTCCTTTCCTGAATATGAGGTAGCCTCAATAACTCGAAATTTCTACTCTTGGTAACTAATTGCGGCAGAATTCTACTTTGATCTTCCTTCGTTTGATACATGCAGCCGGCAGCCGGAGGTTCTGTGGGCACAGCGGTCGGACAAAATATATCTGACCGTGTCACTGCCCGATGCTAAGGATGTTTCGGTCAAATGTGAACCTGAAGGCGTCTTTACTTTCTCTGCGGTTGGCGTCAATGGCGAACCCTTCCTGGCCACTCTCCGACtctttgaaaatattaacccccaggttttgttattatttattGGAGGGAGTTTTTAATTATCAAGCGTGACTTTTTTTGTGGGATGTGCTTCAAGATTTTTATTTGGGGCAATTGGCCTCTTGACTGTTGCAACTTGCAATAATCCTGTATGATAATGAAGCGGAACTGTTAGAATGTTGAAGCAAGATTGTGTCCTGACGACATAGTATGAGCGACATTGTGGAGGTGTgatgaagaaaataaaaatatttgttggTCCCGACAGTttctctgtttttttttaatcaatgaGCATGTACACTGACAATGAAAAATGAACTTCTGTTCCCTGTGAAGCAGTTGGTGAAATTTGATTCTTGATTCAAGTTTCAAGAATGAGTTAGAAgtctttttctcattttcttcTGTGTTTCATGTATAATTTCTGTTGGGTTAGGGAACAGGTTTTGTGCCAGTGACAAAGGTTGAGTATAATTGTAAAAACGTGGCATATTTCATTGTTATTCTCTGTTGTTCTGAGGAGTACAAGGCTTCTGCTGCTAATGCATGCAATATTCTCCTTGTGGGAAAGTTTTGAGATAAAttctctatatttttttatttaggcAAAGAAGCATCGAACTTGTTTGCTTTACCATCTTTCCTAAACTTAAGAACCTCAATATTGTGAATTCTGTTTCATGGATCTATCAATTTATTGCTCCTCAACTTGCCTCTGGATTTCCAGAGTTAAAGTACGATTTGTTGTTGGACTATTCTGTCTTGTGGATCCTCAACTTTGTGtggctaaataaaaataaataaataatgaaagtAAGTGATATAGCAGTTGCAATCTTTGTATTTTCATTTTAGAGTATAAAATTGCCATTCTATTTTACTGAAATCATTTCCTCAGGCCGCCCGTAAAAtcatcatttttcattttattttctaCTGTGCAAACTTTCCAGCCACTTTTGTGAAAGACCTTCTTTGAAAGATGGTGCATGTCTTCTAAATTCTTAACTGTGAACATAAAGATAGGATTCAATGTTCAACTTTTTTCGCTCTATGTATTGCTGTAATGAAACTTTGCTGCAGGGATGTAAGACAAAAATTGGTTTGAGGAATATACTATGCTCTGTTCAGAAAGAGCAAAAAGGGTGGTGGAAAAGACTGTTAAAATCTGAACAAAAGCCTCCTCCATACATCAAAGTTGATTGGAATAGATGGTGTGATGAGGATGATGAAGATTCAGAGTGTAAGTTCATGCCACCACTTGGAATTCCTACCCATATTTACCTATTCTTCAATGAAGGAGGCTTTACGGTGGGAAAGAGTTGTATTGCCTCTGGTCCTCATATATACTTATTTTATTGAACTCTATTCACGTAGCACGTTCGAAGTTTTTATTGTAGTTTCTTTTAGTCATTTGGGTGTTTGTACAGAAATGTGGCTAAGCCACTGACTACCGTAGTCAATTTTCAGATGATCAGTGAGGCTTCTTCAAATGATTCTTGAACCTTAATTTGACAAGGGCAACTTTTTTTATGCTTGACCATATCTTTTTTGCATTTGCAGCAAATCTGGCTTCTGATGAAGACTTAGCGGTAACCAAATCCCTTTTTAGATATCAATCAATTCTGGTCAGAAGGGATGTCATCTAACTTAAATATATGTTGTTTTCCAGTACGCTGGTGAAAATGATGAGAGCAGTGGTGATGAAGGAATGCTTTGTAAGTCTATCATGGATGAGTAGCATAATAGACTTGAACATTTCACTGGTTACAGCGAGAATGGTTGTTAATTGCTTTATGTTGGGTGTTTTAGTAGTTTTCCATGCTAATAGATGGCATTTCACTCCCATCGTTTTTTCATGATTTCGTAGGTTGCTTATTCATTTAGTTAAATGCTAAAAAATACTTGCCTTCTCTGACCGATTGGTCATTGATTTTTGCGTAGCTTTTTTGCAACCTTTTTCATTTTCTACTATTCAGTTGAATGTCATTGCTTGCATTTGGCAAGCTAAAATAGTCGTTCTAAAGCTCTCTTGGTCATACCCACAATGAGGTTATTTTTTACCATCTAACGACTGCTATATTGCCCCAGAAACATGACAAATTCGATGGTGTATTCCACGCTTGCATTCACATGCACGTGTTGCCTTCCTTTGTCTTACATTTTACCTTTTCAATCCACTGCAGATCTTCCTGATTTGGAGAAGGCGAGGGGAAACTAAACAAAATTCCATTCTCGGGACATTAGGCATTGCCGTGCCTATGGGGTGTGGGCATGAAGATCGCCCCGCAGTAGCCATGACTTTCTGCTTTATCACAATGTTATATGTATAAAACATTTATAGGATTCAATATTAGCAAAGGCCTGAGCCCATGTTTGACATATTTGAGCGTATGTGTTTTTAATCACATCTCCGTGGCTTCCCCACCCACTGGCCACCAGCTCTCTCCGATTGGCAGTTGTGGGCGCTTGGGGAGAAGGCAGTGTTCTAGTTATTTGAGTACTCgggtttcttttatttttaatagaaTGTGTCAAACTTGAATGAATGGCGCTGCCTTGCAAGGCTTTTGAAGGGGCCCAACAAGCATTACAATCAAAAAAATGCTACATTTTCCTTCTACTCGTTATCTAATTTCGTACCAATGCTCGCTTTCTATTGTAATACCAAGTACCCGAAATTCTATTGCACTTAAATGGTCTTCTCTTTTTTCAAGATAAGTTGAACGGTTctctctttttaaaaaaaaaaaaaaaaacttgttattttgccatttttaaaaaattatatcgaTAATGACAATGCAActggaattttttaaaattttagagaAGCTCAAACTCCATGTTTAATTGAAGAGAAAATTATTGCTTCTTTTATTGATactcattaaaaatataagattgGGTTTAGGTGAGATTAGTTCGAATGTAGATTTTGAATTTACTCTAGTTCTGAAATGACAAAAAAGATCGTTAGAAGAGTATCGGGAGGGTGTCTCCGCGTAGCACTTTGACGCTCAAATCAggtatttgaaataaaatgagaGAGAATCAATATAGTGAATTAATGAATTGGACTCTCAAACTTGATACTCTGAATCAATACTGTGAATGAATTGAAATATTTGTAAGAAAATGCATGAAGTCTAGCTTGATTAACAATGGACCGATCTAAAGTTCGATTTGAGTCTGATATTTGATTTGAATGGGATATCACTTATAATAATCTCTCTTTTCGAAGCGAAAATGCATAGGTGACGTTAGAATCGAAGAAAGGAGTCGTAGAAATAAATGCGAATCAGCTTTCTTTATAGCGTCTGAAAAGCTTTAAGTTCAAGCGCAGTTGATCTTTGAATCCACCAAAACCCTAAGAATGTACAAGAGCAAATTGCAGGAGCTTTGCCAGAGGAGGAGCTGGAACCTACCTGAGTACACCACCGTGAAAGACGGCCCAGATCACGTTCCCAGATTCAAAGCTACTACTGTTGTTAACGGCCAAAGGTTCGAGACTCAGGCTGAATGCAAGTCTGCTAAGGACGCTCAAAACTCGGTGGCTAAAATGGCCTACGATCACTTCAATATTTCTACGCCTTCTCGTGTCCATGTCCAACGATCTCCGTTGGCTGATTCCCCGGTTATTCCTTCTCGGGTTCCTGCGTGTTCTTCCCCTGCCGTTCCTGTGCCCAAAATGCAGGCTGTTGCTCCGGTTCCTCAGCTGCCACAAATTCCTATTCCAGTTTCCCCGCATCCATTGTCACTCCCACTTCCGCCTTCCGGTAATTTTTAGTTTTCATCCCGATTTGTTTCTCTTAATGATTTGGGTGATAGTTAAGCATTAAGGATGTTTTTTTTCTTGTTCAAGAATGTAAATTTGGTTGTCCTGCTGCCGTAGTAATGTGGTTGTCGGGGTGGCGTCAGTTCCTTGATGCTCTCATGTCATGTGTAGACTagcatcaatttttttaaaatctgcATTCTAGTATTTGCACTCTTCAGTTTCATAATCATATAATTTGAAGATTTCAAGTACATCATTGTGTTTTTTGAGCATCTCTGTTATTTTTTCAGGACTTTTGCCACCAAACAATAGTTCACTTACAAAACCTGTCCACAAGGACATGTTGCAGCCAAATTTTGGAGATACGACACAACCTTCTATGATTTGCGGAACGCCAATAGGTTCCAGTGgtaaaagtttaaaatatcataaaaatatttatttctttatttagTGTGTTAAGGTCTTTTGGCGGATTTAATTTCTTTAATACCTTTATCAATTCGTGAGCTTTTGTGTTGTAGCCTTGTTTTTTGTAAAATGGCAGCTGGGTGTTAAACATTTGTGTATTTTAGAGCCTTTACAATCTACACTAAAACCAAGGACAATGGCATCAAAACTGGTAGATTCTTTGCATATCTCAATTGAATGATAAGCTACTTGAGCATCAATTTTGTCGTTCTTGAACACAAATAAAGTATTCCCATGAAATCAGTGTTCACAATTGTTAAAATATTTGCATATCTCAATTGAGTTATAACCCTTGAGGATAAACTTCTTTGTTGTTCTTGAACGCAAATGAGGTATTCCCAAATGAAATCAATAGTCCCCAATTCT
The sequence above is a segment of the Primulina tabacum isolate GXHZ01 chromosome 6, ASM2559414v2, whole genome shotgun sequence genome. Coding sequences within it:
- the LOC142548469 gene encoding protein RRP6-like 2, translating into MEIDQPEEDDPGKHLALRSLTETKGLTTSIAKLSGSSRGVPSQKDFHFYNNFQEFKNPVEEIDGKSKCMLRKIGESENLCGKPIAFPGDKFDDDAAYDWLENMNDQIFDKIDACLEEFKSLQNKTESRGLKGVLEVKVASKVKQKIPFHVPTTPRPQDEYKIVVDNSNQPFDHVSLQISDDGSRFIHPLEKLSVLDFIDTSDHNAEPVKPPPIENTPFNFVQEVKELKQLAIKLRNVKEFAVDLEHNQFRSFQGLTCLMQVSTRTEDFVIDTLKLHAQIGPHLREVFEDPSKRKVFHGADHDILWLQQDFGIYVCNMFDTGQASRILKLERFSLAYLLLSFCGVAANKEYQNADWRIRPLPNKMIKYAREDTHYLLYIYEIMRRKLLSSSAESESSDPPLVEVYKRSYDICIRLYEKELLTDSSYLHIYGVQDADFTAQQLAVVSGLNEWRDAVARAEDESTGYVLPNRTLFEIAKQMPLTSSNLRRLLKSKNTFIERNIDSMVSIIRQSIKKAPAFEVAVEYLKQRRLQAATKESGVVTPEEHKVLRTAENVRFKEYNNSPNGTKSQNLLSSVKRKNEAQNVGSSKARIVTNIQAKATVQFVKKPLQAFGSLLGNSEKRQRVPDRRIHENSLREQIKSSSSGAVLDRNEPLLTDAKISAIMSETSSCKDTVAGPATRSDIVVLDDDSDAEGSRKYEFKSPSSSYELASLEKSIADFAAELDADSDEDDFL
- the LOC142548470 gene encoding co-chaperone protein p23-2, with the translated sequence MSRQPEVLWAQRSDKIYLTVSLPDAKDVSVKCEPEGVFTFSAVGVNGEPFLATLRLFENINPQGCKTKIGLRNILCSVQKEQKGWWKRLLKSEQKPPPYIKVDWNRWCDEDDEDSESNLASDEDLAYAGENDESSGDEGMLYLPDLEKARGN